Below is a window of Coriobacterium glomerans PW2 DNA.
GCGAAGAGCGTTGCGCGATCGACCTTACTTGAGCGCACATCAGAAACCACAACTTTTATACCGATCGGTGTGGTGCATGGGAATACGAGCGGCTCGCATCGATAACCGTCTGTTGCACGGTATCGATGCGACGCGATGATAGAGTTCTTCTGTAGGTTTTAGAGTACGCAATATCAACTGTTCTGTTTCAAGACAGGTTTATCGCGAATATAATCTCTAAGTTTCATAAACCCTCCTTAGAAGTTAAATACCTTATCCCAATTAAAATTGCCCGATGCTTCCGTGCTTTTTGGCCACTCGCTGCACCATGCAGGAACGCCAGGAGTTTCAACTCTATCAAAGCTTGGTGTATAAGGCTTTATATCGAGGATAGGCGTACCATCATTTGCGTCAATAAAAGCAACTCGGATAATCCCTAAGTCAAAATCAATGTTAATGATTTCCGAAGCTGTCAAAGCGATGGGATTAGGACGGGCGGGCGACCTTGTGGCGAAAGCTCCCATTACCTTTGGCGCACCTTTATAAGGCTGTTCACTCTGTAACGTGTTTCTGTCAGTTTCATTATCGCAATCACTGAACCACCATATTACATTGATATGGCTAAATCCATCTAATGCCGCCATTGCTGAAATATACTCTGACTTTAATTGAATAAATGCTCCGCCTTCATCACTCTTTACCTCTCCAATGGGGTTTAACTTCAAATAACTCATGTTGTACCTCCTGTTTTTTATTGGTAAAACCAGCGTAATACCTCACATCGTGTGAGGTGCAAGAGGGAAATGAGTATATTTTGAAATTTTTACAGGGCACATCTATTCAAGTTCTAACGGTATTTGAATTTCAATTAAAAATTTCAGCGAATCATTCTCATTCCACGGACCTCTATGAACAATTTGCCGCATAGGGTTTAACATTCGATATTGACTGTTCTTTTGTAGCCATTTGGAAAATGCAATATACGCACCGCTGATATTTGAAAAATCTCCATATACCATTGTGGAAGCCATAGTCTGTATTGGCTCGGTAATACGAAAACAAAATGACGAAGGCATTGGAGTATTTTTTTGCAGTGTATTTACCGGAGCACATAATTCAATATCAACATCCCGTTCCTTATATTCTGTATCGTGATAAATTGAAAAAGTATTATTAGATATTTTTATTTTTTTATCTTTGGCAAAAGCAGAAATTTCATTCCATAAATCTCCTTCAGAATGGTATGTCGGCACAATCTTACGCAAAGAAAGCACTTTTTGCCCCGGTATTGATTTAATGGAAATGTTGTAATGTAGTTCGCTTTTATTGCACTGTATCTCGTCTTTGGCAATTGCTATTTTCTTTAATTTTTTCTGTTCGCCTTGTATAACCCGATTAATCTCAGACCGTTTTCTCTCAAGGTGTTCAAGAAGTAAATAATCGTCCATATCAAGTACATGTGCTATTTCATCAACATTAAAACCACTGTCTCGCAGATACAATATTTTATTTAAACGCGGTATTTGCTCCACCGAGTACAATCGATGTCCTGTCCATTTATCAACTTCTGCCGGCTTCAAGATTCCTATTGCATCGTAATAGCGAAGCATACGGATTGAAACTTCTGCCAGCTTTGAAAATTCACCTATTCTAAACATTTCATCACCTCCTTTACCGCCATTAAATATTACGGTCGTTCTTTTATACTTCAATCGTAAAAATACAAATATAAGCAGCATGGTTTTCACACGTTACCGAAGTTCTGTGAGGGGGGGGGGTGCTCAGTAAAGGTGATCACATCCGGTGACCAAAGTGCTCAGAAACCAATGCTCTTTTTGCTCAGAAACTATTAACTAAATACAGACGCGAGGGCCGCCTCCTTCGAGCGGGCCTTCGGTCTCGACGGCTACTTCTCCCCCTCGTGGGGCCGCAGCACGCGATCCGGCCGTGGGGCCCGAAGGAGGACACCGATACCAACGAGACGCGACGCGAGCTGTTCGAAGGCGACATGGAGGATGTCCGCCTCTGCGCGCTCCGCTACGGCGTCGACGCGACCGCCCTCCTCGATCTGAAGCGCACCTGCGCGGGCGTCTTCACCCGGCTCTTCGCCTACAGCAAGACCGGCCCCTCCTGCGCCTACGAGTGGAACCTCGGCTTCGCCCTTCCCTATCCGCACGCCGGCCGGTTCCAGACGAGGTGCAGCGGGCCTCATCCCCCAGAAGGGCTTCTGTCTCTTCAACGGCTCCTCGCCTTTGCCGGGATACCCCGACGACTGGTTCGACGACGACGGCCTGTCCAGAGTCTGCCAGTACCAGGGCTTCGACTTCATCGGCGACGGGCGCGCCCTGATGGACGTCGCACTCGACTTCTGCGACCATCCGAAGGAGGTGTGAGATGGAATTCGATATCAACCAGGAGCGGCGCAGGTACAGCGAGCTCATGAATGATTCGCGGCGAGAGATCGATCAGTCGAGCTGAACGCGCCAGCGCGACGTCCGGAGGCGCCTGTACGCGCGGATGAGGAGCCTCATCTCCCGCGCCAGCCGGCGGGCAGGAGGGCATGGCGATGCTCCGTATCCCGCCGAAGGGGATCAGGCCGAACACGTCGGAGAGGATCGAGAAGGCGACCATGGCCGCCATCACCGTCAGCATCATCACGTCGGTCGAGGACGGCGAGGAGAGCATCTCCAGGAAGAGCAGTACCATGCCGATCGTGCAGGCGGGCAGCACCAGCACCCCCAAGAGGAACACGGGCTGGTAGTACCTGCCCTCCCTCATGGAGACGTAGCGACGCCAGTCGCGCAGCTCGAAGCTGTAGTCGAACGTGGCGGGAAGCAGCATGACGTGAACCCCCCCCCCCTTGGGATCTTCGCCCGACGGTCATCGGGAGGATTGTAGCATGGGGATGGTGGTCGGCTTTGTCGGCCCTTCCAGCGCTGACGTCAGCTCCGCCTTCGTGAAATCACGTATAGACGTTTCGAAGAAATGAGAGAAACCTCCTCTCTCACATCGGATGAGATCGAGATCGCCGGTCCCTCGACCCTTTCTGATGAGGTTGAAGCTGCGAGTCCTTCAGCCTTCTCCGAAGATAGTGTGAGGAGCAAACAGCTTGATGCCGCTTTGATGACAGGAAATGCGCTTTGCCTTGGCGATTTTCACCAGGAAGTTCGGGGCCGTTTTCCTGTCTTGTCTTATTTCGAGAGCGGTTTTAGGGAAGAACTTAGACGCGGCAATCTTTCGACGGGATTGGAAGCGTTCGCGATAAAAGCCCTTATCAGAGAGAATTTCGTATTCATTCTCATGTACAACAAGAAGAATGAGAACGCTCGACGAGCGATAAAGCAGCATATTTTATATTCACCGTCCCTGGCGACTTGCGGGCGGATTCCGACAAAATGACGGCGTGTGCCACGATGTTTTTTGCTGGAACTCCCCGCAACTTCGCCGCGGCCCTTCAGCTGGCGGCGTGGGGATCTGTCGATGCCGCCTCGGCGCGTCGGCGACGCGGACAGGGAACCCTCTGATGAGACCGGCCCGTCGCTCGCCCGCCACAATGCGCGCCGCCTGCGCGTCCACGCATCGGGGAGGACAGACGGATCCGTCTTGCTCTTCTCCTGCCGACCGCGTTATACTGATGCACGCAATCGACGCTCGGCGCCCTTCGTCGGCGAGCGCAGATCAGGCGGGTGTTGCCAAGTGGTAAGGCCCCAGCTTCCCAAGCTGGTATTCGCGGGTTCGAGTCCCGTCACCCGCTCCAGAGCACACACAGCCCGCGGCGAATGCGCTCCGGGCTGTTTTTCGTTTCTGACCGTCGGATATCCAGCCGAAGGAGCCACCATGATCGATCGCTACACCCGTCCGGAGATGGGCGCCGTCTTCTCGCTCGAGAACAAGTACGCCATCTGGCAGGAGATCGAGGTGCTCGCTTGCGAGGCCCAGGCGGAGCTTGGGGTCATCGGCATCACGCGCCGTGAGGCGGCTTGGATCCGCGAGCACGCGGCCTTCAGCTGCGAAGAGGTCGATGAGATCGAACGCGTCACGAACCATGATGTCATCGCCTTTCTCACCAACATGGGCGCATACATCGATGCCAAGGCGCCTGAAGGGGCTCCCAAGCCCAGTCGTTGGGTGCACTACGGCATGACCAGCTCGGATCTGGGCGACACGGCGCTGTGTCGGCAGCTCGTCCAGGCGACCGATATCCTGATCGAGGATGTGCGCTCCCTGGGCGCGATCTGCCGCCGTCGCGGCCTGGAGGAGCGCGATACCCTGTGCGTCGGGCGCACTCATGGCATTCACGCCGAGCCCATGACGTTCGGCATGAAGTTCGGCAGCTGGGCCTGGGAGCTCAGACGCGACCTCGACCGCCTTATGGAGGCGCGCGAACAGGTTGCCGTCGGCGCGATCTCCGGTGCGGTGGGAACCTATTCCTCCATTGATCCCTTCGTCGAGGGCTATGTCTGCGAGCATCTGGGGCTCACAGGCGATCCGCTTTCCACACAGGTCATAAGCCGTGACCATCATGCGTATCTCGCCGGGGTGCTCGCCTGCACCGCCGCCACCTGCGAGCGCATCGCCACCGAGATCCGCGCCCTGCAGAAGACCGACACCCTTGAAGCGGAGGAGCCGTTTCGACGCGGCCAGAAGGGGTCGTCCGCCATGCCCCACAAGCGCAATCCCATCACCGCCGAGAAGGTCTGCGGACTGGCGCGCGTCGTGAAGGCCAACGCGCAGGTCGCCTTCGACGATGTGGCGCTGTGGCACGAACGCGACATCTCCCACAGCTCCGCCGAACGCGTCGCCCAGGCAGACAGCTTCATCGCCTTGGACCACATGCTCTGCTGCCTGACGCGCATCGTGGACGGTCTCGTTCTGTATCCGGCGAACATGCACGCCAACCTCGATCGGACCCGCGGGCTCATCTTCTCCTCGAAAGTGCTGCTCGCCTTGGTGGATACCGGCATCACGCGCGAAGACGCCTATGCGATCGTGCAGCGCGCTTCCATGCGGGTCTGGGAGGACGTCCACGAGTCGCGCCCGGGAAGAACCCTGCGCGAGTGCTTGGAGCTCGATCCGGCGTGCACGCTCACCGCTTCCGACCTCGACGGGATCTTCGACCCGCGCAGCTTTCTCACGCGCGCGGACGTCGTCTTCGATCGCCTCGAGAGCCTCAGCTTCGCATCGACGCCGGCGGGAGGGACGCATGGGCCGCGATTTCACGGGTGAATCCAAGCCTGCCGAGCGAGGCGGCATCACGCGCCGTCGGTTCACGCTCGCAGGACTTCTCACGCTGGGAGCCGCCTCCGCGGCGGGAGTGCTCAGCGGATGCTCCTCGCATGACGGTGGTTCCGCCGCCTCTGCGGGAGACCCCCAGGTGATCAACGACAAATCCAAGATCGTCTCCGTGATCGAGGACTACGACAAAGCCGAGGCGCAGCTGGAGCCCAAACAGACCTGGAAGCTTCCCTTGGGCACGGTCCTGTTCCACACGGAGGGTTCATGGGCGGTGGCGATGCTCGCGCCAGCCTCAGCGCAGACCCCCAACAAGCTGGGAGCCCTCAGCCTCGCGAGCGGCAAGATGGCCACGCTCGTCGATGCGCCCGCGCAGGGGACGGGCTATGGGTTCTTCGATGCTCGCTGCTCCGATTCGGTGTGCGCCTGGGTGGAGATGGACTTCGCTCGGCGCGTCTGGGTGCTCATGGCGCAAGAGCTCTCAGCCGGCAGGGTCTCAGGCGACCCCGTGAAGCTCGACGAGGGGGACAGAGATTACGAGCCCGCTCGCTTCACCGTGAACGGCTCCAGCGTCATTTGGCTGCATATGCCCACGGCAACTGGCAAGCGCTCCGCGGAGAACTCCTCATGCATGCGTTGGAGCGTCGGCGAGCGAGAGGGTGCTCAGCTCGTGGAGTCTCAGGGCCGCTTCTCGACGCAGCCGCGCTGCGCCGAGGGCATCCTGACGCTGACACCGCGCGTGCTGCAGTCCAAGGGGACGTATATCGGTATGACCGCATACGACCTCACAAGATCAGAAGTCACCAAGGTCGACCAGCTCATATTGCCCGAAGGGGTCAAACCGTTCGAGGCGGTGTACATGAACGAGCGCTTCGCCTTCTCGATCGAGGCCGCATACGATGGTGTCGGCGCGTTGGGCAAGATGGGCACGTTCATCGGGCGCGCAGGTGACTCCTACGTGTTCCTCGAGCGCGAACCGCTCGCGTGCCCGGTCGCAAACGGCGGGCGCTATCTCATCAAGTCCCAGTCGTCGCACTTCCTCATCGATACCGATGCCAAGACCTACGCGACGCTGCGCGCGCCGGACCGCTGCCTGGACTTCGGGGACTATCCTGCGAGCGAGGGTGCGACAACGAAGATTCTCACATATGCGACCACCCGCAACGATCAGGGCATCCCCGACGCTGTGACCGCGCGCCTCTTCTCGATCTAGCCTCCATCGGGCGGGGAGGGGGGGGTTCCGCTGAGTCCGCGGACCGGCCCTTCGTGCTTCTCACCGAAAACATCCAACCGCTTTGAAATAATCCGCGCATCCCGAATAAATCGACAAAGCGCGCTGGTATGCTATGGAGATCGGCGCATATCGGGGAATTGTACGCCGCATCTCGGGGAGTGGTCCGGCCGGGCCACTGGCATAATCTGGAGGGATCATGAACAGCAACGCAATGAAAAGAAAAACGGTCGTCGCCTCGCTATTCGCTATCATCGTGATATGCGCGGTGCTGCTCGGAGGCTGCGGGGGGCCGTCAGACGCCGACATCATCCGAACAAAGATCAGTGAGAATCTCGACTCGGTAAAACAGCTCAAAGACGATACGATCGATAAGATGATCGGCGACGGTGCCGACTCGATCAAAGAGTATGGCATCGACCCCAAAGAGGTCACCCGATCGCTCTTCGACAAGTTCGACTACAAGATCAACAGCATCGATGTGAACGGCAACAAGGCAACGGCTCACGTCACGCTGACCTGCAAGTCATTCAAAGAAATCATGACGAAATTCCAAGAGAAGATCTTTGCGCAGGCCATGCAGAACCATGCAAAAACCGGCTCCGATGACTTCAACAAGATAATGAAAGATGCACTCGAGAGCTCGGTCGATCAGGCGGATCCACGCGACACCGATTGCGATTTCAACTTCACGAAGAAGACCGACGAATGGTCCGCGGACGCGACCCAAAGCGATGAGCTCGCCCGCGCGCTAGGGCAGCGATAGAACGCGCTCTCGCACCTCGGCGGCTCGCGCGAGCCACGTCGAGCTTGTTCCACATCGTTCAGCTCGACCGAAGTGAATACGTCCGCAACCGATGTCAATCTCGTTTTCCGTGGAGGGATCATGAAGAAGAGGAGCGTGTTTGCGTTCGCCGTCGCATCTCTGATGGCGGCACTGTGCATGGTATCGCTGAGCAGCTGCGGGTTGCCCGTAGCAGAGGGAATGATCGCGCGCAACCTCAGTGAGAGGCTCGACTCGGTCAAGCATGCCGACGAAAAGATCACCGACTCGATGCTCGGTGATGCGAGCAGAGAGTTCCGGGAGCTCAACATCGACCCCAAAGAGTTCGCCAAGTCGTTTTTCGAGGCTTTCGACTACAAGATCGAGGATATCGAGATTGATGGCGATACCGCGACCGCGCACGTGAGCATCAACTGCAAGCAGCTGCAGTCCTTCATCGGCCATCTCGTGGTCGAGTTGGGTTCGAACATAAAGGGCTATTCGGATATGGGCAATTACGCCAAGCTGAAGAACCTCATGCGCGACAGCATGATGAAGGCGATCAAGGATACCGAGACCAAGAAGACCGACTGCACGTTCATCTATCACAGAGGCGACGATGGCACGTGGAACGCGGATTCGGACAAGGCTCGCGACGCGCTCGCCCATGCGATGGGCATTAACGACACGATAAGGGGCATGTCGTCGGGGTCTTGGTTATAGGAGATCTCACTGCGCTCCGCGCCGCGATGAGAGCGCTCCGGCCGCATGACGGTATCGCGACGGAGCGCCGCGGCGAATTTGACGAGATATATCGCCTGCTGGAAGAAAACCGCAGATATGGGAATACTTCACATCATGAGCGCATTCGACGTCTGCAGATGCGACGAGCCTCCGACGGCTGATGTGCAATCGCGCGTCGCCTGCGCTAGAATGAATTGATTCTTTCAATGTTGAGATGAGGAGGCCTCGTCATGGCTTCGGATGCGAGAAAAATTCTGCTGGTCGAAGACGAGAAGGCTATCCGCGACGCCGTCGCAGCCTATCTCGAGCGCGAAGGTTACTGGGTCGTCGGTGTCGGGGACGGCCAATCTGCGGTCGAGGAGTTCGAAAAGCATCAGTTCGATCTGATCGTACTCGACCTCATGCTGCCCAAGCTCTCAGGCGAGCGCGTCTGCCGTGCCATTCGCGACACCTCGGATGTACCCATCATCATGCTGACCGCCAAAGGCGAGGTGGAGGATCGCATCATCGGTCTTGAACTCGGCGCCGACGATTACATCATCAAGCCGTTCTCGCCTCGCGAGCTCGTCGCGAGGGTTCGCGCGCTGTTTCGGCGCACTCATCTGGCCGACGAGCCCCAAGTCGAGGTGCTCGATTTCGGGGATCTGGTCATCGATATCTCCGGGCACAAGATCTTGGTGGAGGGCAACGAGGTTGATCTCACCGCCTCCGAGTTCAAGCTTCTGACCACGCTCGCGCGCCATCCCGGGCGCGTCTACAACCGCATGGAGCTGGTCGAGAAGGTTTTGGGGTACGACTTCGAGGGCTATGAGCGCACGATCGACTCGCACGTCAAGAACCTCCGCGCCAAGCTCGGCGATGATCCCAAGAAGCCCAAATGGCTCTACACGGTCCACGGAGTGGGTTACCGCTTCGAGGCTCCGGCCCAGCCGGCGGCGAAGGCTGACGAGAGCGAGTAGATGCTGCCCGCGCGTCTGGTAATCGGACAAAGGCATAGACAGTCTGACGAAACGGGGTCACGTTCGAGCTGGAACACGCCTCGAAATGATTCTCGCACCGGGCTGTCGTATGCCTCTCGCATGGCGGTTTGGTTCGCGATCTGCTCTGCCATGACGGTCATCACGCTTGTGTGCGTGGTCACGTTCGTGTGGAGCGGCGTCTTCTCAGAGTACACGCGCGCGAATATGACCGAGCTGGCTCACCTCACCGCGCGAAAGCTTGCGGAGACCTACGAAAAAAACGGCGAATGGACGACCGACGACTTGGTGGCCGCCGCGAAATCCGATCGGATATCGAGAGACATCGGTCTGCAGGTGCTCGACGATACAGGAAAGATCCTGTACGACGACACCTGGCCGGCGGCCCCGGCGGCTGCAGATCTTCTGGGACCCGCTCAGGGTCCCGACTCATCGCAGCCTCCCGCTGCCGATAAAGATGGCAGCGGAAGCGACTCCGGGTCAGGCGGCGGCACCGGTGGCGGTCGCGGAAGCGGCGCGGCGCACGGGCTCACATCGAGCGCTCCCACCGATCAGGAGGGTGCTCTCACCGAGCCGATCGAGCTTGCCGACGGCACCGTCGTCGGCAAGCTGCGCATGTGGGTTCTCGGCTCCGATGCGCTGCTCACCAAGGCTGACACGGCGTTCAGGGAGAAGACCTCCAACGCGATGTTTCTCGCGGCGATCATAGCGATCGCCATCGCGATCCTGATCGGGCTGTTCGTGTCGCGCATGCTCACGAACCCGATAAGGCGCATCACCGGGACGGCCAAGCAGATCCGCGATGGCGACCTGTCGGCTCGAACCGCGTTGGTGGGCAACGATGAGATCGACCAGCTCGGTGAGACGTTCGATGAGATGGCGACCTCGCTTGAGAACGACCTCAAGCACGAGCGGCGGCTCACCTCCGATGTCGCGCACGAGCTGCGGACCCCGCTCATGGCGATGCTCGCGACGGTCGAGGCCATGCAAGACGGCGTGCTCCCCGCGGATGATGAGCATCTGGAGACCGTCGCGTCCGAGACGCGCAGGCTCTCCCGACTCGTGCAGCAGATGCTCGACCTGTCGCGGATGGAGATGCGCACGTCCAAGCTCAATATCGAGCGCGTGGACATCATACCGTTCGTTCAGGCGATCGTGGCGAGCCAGCAGCAGCTGTTCGTGGCCAGGGATCTGCGCCTGCGATTCGCCGATGAGACACAGGGACGCTCGGTTTGCATCGAGATGGATCCCGATATGATCACCCAGGCCATCATCAACCTTTTGAGCAACGCGATGCGCTACACCCCCGAGGGCGGCTGGGTCGTCGTCTCGGTGCGCTCCGAGCGGCGCTTTGTCATGATATCGGTCAAAGACACCGGCATCGGCATCGCCAAGGAGGATCTCTCCCGGATCTTCAGCCGATTCTGGCGCGCTGACGCGAGCCGCGCACGGGAGGCGGGAGGCCTGGGCGTTGGCCTTGCGGTGACCAAACAAAGCATCGAGCGCCACCATGGCTATATCTCGGTCGAGTCCGAACTTGAAAAGGGTACGACTTTTACGATTCATTTGCCGCGCGAGCAATCGTTTGAGACTCCTTCAACTACAATGGACCAATAGGCTCGCCGGAGCCGGTCGCAGGCCATCGCGACCTTTCGGCGCGCCGCGCGCGTGCGCACGCCGCGCGATCGATCCGATGTATTGAGCTGAGGAGTTGACTCACGTGAGTTCGATTGAGCGCCGTCCGGATTCCCGGGGCAAGGTTCGCGACATATACGATGCGGGCGATCGCCTGCTCATGGTCGCGACGGATCGCATCTCCGCTTTCGATTTCATCCTTCCCGATGAGATTCCCCGCAAGGGCGAGGTGCTGAACCGCATCTCGGCCTTCTGGTTCGATCGCTTCTCCGACATGGTTCCCAACCATATGATCTCGATCGATCCGGACGAATTTCCCGATGAGTTCGCAGCCTATCGCGACTATCTCGCGGGTCGCGCGATGCTCGTGCGCCGCGCCGAGCCCATCATGATCGAGTGCATCGTTCGCGGCT
It encodes the following:
- a CDS encoding response regulator transcription factor, encoding MASDARKILLVEDEKAIRDAVAAYLEREGYWVVGVGDGQSAVEEFEKHQFDLIVLDLMLPKLSGERVCRAIRDTSDVPIIMLTAKGEVEDRIIGLELGADDYIIKPFSPRELVARVRALFRRTHLADEPQVEVLDFGDLVIDISGHKILVEGNEVDLTASEFKLLTTLARHPGRVYNRMELVEKVLGYDFEGYERTIDSHVKNLRAKLGDDPKKPKWLYTVHGVGYRFEAPAQPAAKADESE
- a CDS encoding SAM-dependent methyltransferase; this encodes MSYLKLNPIGEVKSDEGGAFIQLKSEYISAMAALDGFSHINVIWWFSDCDNETDRNTLQSEQPYKGAPKVMGAFATRSPARPNPIALTASEIINIDFDLGIIRVAFIDANDGTPILDIKPYTPSFDRVETPGVPAWCSEWPKSTEASGNFNWDKVFNF
- a CDS encoding HAMP domain-containing sensor histidine kinase, coding for MLPARLVIGQRHRQSDETGSRSSWNTPRNDSRTGLSYASRMAVWFAICSAMTVITLVCVVTFVWSGVFSEYTRANMTELAHLTARKLAETYEKNGEWTTDDLVAAAKSDRISRDIGLQVLDDTGKILYDDTWPAAPAAADLLGPAQGPDSSQPPAADKDGSGSDSGSGGGTGGGRGSGAAHGLTSSAPTDQEGALTEPIELADGTVVGKLRMWVLGSDALLTKADTAFREKTSNAMFLAAIIAIAIAILIGLFVSRMLTNPIRRITGTAKQIRDGDLSARTALVGNDEIDQLGETFDEMATSLENDLKHERRLTSDVAHELRTPLMAMLATVEAMQDGVLPADDEHLETVASETRRLSRLVQQMLDLSRMEMRTSKLNIERVDIIPFVQAIVASQQQLFVARDLRLRFADETQGRSVCIEMDPDMITQAIINLLSNAMRYTPEGGWVVVSVRSERRFVMISVKDTGIGIAKEDLSRIFSRFWRADASRAREAGGLGVGLAVTKQSIERHHGYISVESELEKGTTFTIHLPREQSFETPSTTMDQ
- a CDS encoding MerR family transcriptional regulator; the encoded protein is MFRIGEFSKLAEVSIRMLRYYDAIGILKPAEVDKWTGHRLYSVEQIPRLNKILYLRDSGFNVDEIAHVLDMDDYLLLEHLERKRSEINRVIQGEQKKLKKIAIAKDEIQCNKSELHYNISIKSIPGQKVLSLRKIVPTYHSEGDLWNEISAFAKDKKIKISNNTFSIYHDTEYKERDVDIELCAPVNTLQKNTPMPSSFCFRITEPIQTMASTMVYGDFSNISGAYIAFSKWLQKNSQYRMLNPMRQIVHRGPWNENDSLKFLIEIQIPLELE
- the purB gene encoding adenylosuccinate lyase; amino-acid sequence: MIDRYTRPEMGAVFSLENKYAIWQEIEVLACEAQAELGVIGITRREAAWIREHAAFSCEEVDEIERVTNHDVIAFLTNMGAYIDAKAPEGAPKPSRWVHYGMTSSDLGDTALCRQLVQATDILIEDVRSLGAICRRRGLEERDTLCVGRTHGIHAEPMTFGMKFGSWAWELRRDLDRLMEAREQVAVGAISGAVGTYSSIDPFVEGYVCEHLGLTGDPLSTQVISRDHHAYLAGVLACTAATCERIATEIRALQKTDTLEAEEPFRRGQKGSSAMPHKRNPITAEKVCGLARVVKANAQVAFDDVALWHERDISHSSAERVAQADSFIALDHMLCCLTRIVDGLVLYPANMHANLDRTRGLIFSSKVLLALVDTGITREDAYAIVQRASMRVWEDVHESRPGRTLRECLELDPACTLTASDLDGIFDPRSFLTRADVVFDRLESLSFASTPAGGTHGPRFHG